A stretch of DNA from Anopheles ziemanni chromosome 3, idAnoZiCoDA_A2_x.2, whole genome shotgun sequence:
GAGGAGGTGGATTACAGATCCGCGAGGCGGGCCGAGGATACCATTGCACACGTTATTGCAGGTTATGTGCGGTAGATCGTTCGGCGATAAGCCCGGGCGCGGGTCGATTGATGCACGATGATACGTGGTGGGCCACCGACTGATAGGATGGACCCAAGAAAGGTCGGTCTTTACGAAAGTCGTCCGTTAGAGGTCTGCCCTATCTCTATCTCCATCGATAAGAATGGCTAGCGTTGTTCCTTGCGGGACATGAGTCAGCTGTGTCATTTGGGACGAAAcagaaaagtttgtttatgtCAGGGTCtattagaaaattaaaaaaagccaCCGTTTCATATCAATGTTACACCGGCGGCATCACACATCTGTGtgtaaatttgatttgaatttcttcCACTCAGCTCTTTGCATTATTTTGCGGCCTATCAGCAATAAAAAGAAGACGCATTGATGCTAATTCTGGCTCACCACAAACCGGTAGGCAACGTCACTGTTGATGAAAAGCATCGTTAGGAAGACGATCCAGTGGAACAGTGACGAAGACCTACGAGAACCGTCCCAACGCCCGATGACGATGAACCTCCACGCTCGCTGATAGTAATAGTGTCCGATCGAGTATCACGTACCAAGACACGGGGTGTCGGgagagggtggtggtggtggtagggcAGGAAATCGATCATACGTTAGTGGTCGATTTCGCGGTTTCGCGGCTCGGTGTCGCGGTCGAACGGCACCCGATGCTAGATTAGTCTTGTACGCACGCTGGGTGCGATTAAATCGATTCGCGGAGCGTTGTCTCTGCTTCCTCGGGTCGTTGCGCAAAAGGTTTTCGCGGTTCCTGTACGAAGGGGGGGGCCGAaggtttgctgctgctgctggtcgtAGTCGAAGTAAGAAATGCCTTCTGCATCACCCCGCTGCTGCGCCTTCACCTTGTAAAAGACTTGTGTAAAGTGTTGGACGAACGAAAGTGAACCCGTAGCGTAGCTAGAAAACAAAAGTCGATAAAGAGTGCCTCTAGAAAATTCGCCGGAAAAGGGACACCGCTGGAGAATGAGCTTTGGACAGCGTAAGAACTTTACCGTGCCGGTGGATGCGGAATCACCGGAGGCCCGTGACGATGCGAAACTCCTTCCGCTGGGACCGTTCGACAAGATCATCCCCCCGATCCTGATCGATGGCAAGGATCCACCGAGGACACCCGTTACTCCTACCACTCCGATCATCTACTGTCCACAGTCCCCGTCCGTTGGTAGCaagaggtgtgtgtgtgtctagtTGTACAGTGACAGTGATACCGACGATATACAAGATCTGTCCCGTTGGAAGTTGAttagaattttaaattaatccaGTATCTACCGAGTGGACAGGCGTAGGATTGGCTCACAGCAGCGAGCGGTGCACAAAGTTTTCCCAAACGGTACGGTGCCGCCGTATCTCGTGTAGTAGTGGCTTGACGTTCTACATAAGCTGTATCGAATCTTAGGATCGGATTTACTTCACCGTGGTGTTTTTCAATCAGGTCACCTGTTGGAAGAGAACTCTGTACAGCATTCCGGCCATTCTGGTGAGGGGGTGCATTTGCGTTGTGAATTATGATGCAGTTCAAATGCCAATGTTTGCATAACGCAACCTACCGGACGacttcattttcctttctgcttttgctatgaaaagaaagcaaaatattAAACTTTATAATCTCGTCTCGGTGCTATTATTAATGAGGCTAAAGTGCAATAGGACCGGAAAATAACAAATGTCGTCGTTGTTGACCACACTCGAGGCTTTGAGGTTTCTTATATTGCAAAGAAAATGATAGTAAGAAACCACTTTATACCCCACGTGTATCAGTTTACACGAGCCTTTGAGGAGTGTGATGCAACCGATTCCTTCCAGAGCCCATCAAGAACTACGGATAGGCATGAAGTACTCTTTACTGATGACTTTTTCTTACTTTGCCTCGTTTCATAGGAGCCGAGCATTGCGTCCAGGAACGACAAGAAAGTATCGACGACGAGCCATTCTGAAGAACGGCGACTGTAACATTGTACTCTCCAAGGTGTCCCGGCAGCGGCTGCGATTCTTGCAGGACATCTTCACGACGCTCGTCGATGCCCAGTGGCGCTGGACGTTGCTGGTGTTCGCATTCAGCTTTATCGGCTCGTGGCTGTTCTTTGGAGCCATTTGGTGGCTCATAGCATTCACTCATGGCGATTTGGAGGAGATGCATTTGCCAAAGAATCAAGGTAGGCCTTGCAATGCAATGGTTTGATTCTGTGGTATGGTGATGAtattgattttccatttccgtttttctttagAGGAGTCCGGTTGGAAACCGTGTGTGTTCAACATCGAATCATATACGTCCGCTTTCCTGTTCTCGATCGAGACACAAACCACCATCGGATATGGTTACCGAACGACTACGGAAGAGTGCCCCGAGGCCATCTTCATCATGTGCTTCCAGTCGATCTACGGCGTAATGATGCAGGCGTTCATGGTTGGTTTCGTGTTCGCAAAGATGACACGACCAAAGCACCGTACGCAGACGCTTCTCTTCTCCAAAAACGCGGTCATCTGTCAGCGGGACGGTGAACTGTGCCTAATGTTCCGCGTCGGTGACATGCGCAAGAGTCACATCATTGGGGCGAACATTCGAGCCCAGCTGATCCGCACGAAACTCTCCCGGGAGGGTGAGGTGATGGCCCAGTATCAGCACGAGCTGGAGGTTGGCGCGGACCACTGTGGTTCCGATCTGTTCTTCATCTGGCCGCAGATTGTGATGCACAAAATCAACACTGAATCTCCGTTCTACAATATGTGTGCGTCGGATCTGCTGCAAGATCGGTTCGAGATTGTCGTCATCCTGGAGGGTACGGTTGAGTCGACCGGACAGTCGACACAGGCTCGCTCGAGTTACGTCAACACCGAGATCCTGTGGGGCCACCGTTTCGAGCCGATCGTGTTCTACAACAAGGAAAACCAAGTGTACGAAATCAATTACAGCAAGTTTAACGAGACGCACTCCGTCGATACGCCGCTTTGCTCGGCTCGCGAGCTGGCCGAGTTCTACAAGTATCAGGACGATTATCGCAGCCAAGGTAGGGCGACTGGGCTGGCTAACTGGGCGTTGCGGTGAACGTAGAGACTGAT
This window harbors:
- the LOC131289161 gene encoding G protein-activated inward rectifier potassium channel 3-like, whose translation is MSFGQRKNFTVPVDAESPEARDDAKLLPLGPFDKIIPPILIDGKDPPRTPVTPTTPIIYCPQSPSVGSKRSRALRPGTTRKYRRRAILKNGDCNIVLSKVSRQRLRFLQDIFTTLVDAQWRWTLLVFAFSFIGSWLFFGAIWWLIAFTHGDLEEMHLPKNQEESGWKPCVFNIESYTSAFLFSIETQTTIGYGYRTTTEECPEAIFIMCFQSIYGVMMQAFMVGFVFAKMTRPKHRTQTLLFSKNAVICQRDGELCLMFRVGDMRKSHIIGANIRAQLIRTKLSREGEVMAQYQHELEVGADHCGSDLFFIWPQIVMHKINTESPFYNMCASDLLQDRFEIVVILEGTVESTGQSTQARSSYVNTEILWGHRFEPIVFYNKENQVYEINYSKFNETHSVDTPLCSARELAEFYKYQDDYRSQDRFETGSSRSMFEKRWDQHYTNTIRTLSSINLEDERSSLAVQPRYLTIQGVPRRPRSYHQLESNLRNLFNQPSPNTSNQRIGSP